From the Senegalimassilia faecalis genome, one window contains:
- a CDS encoding SPFH domain-containing protein — translation MGLLKAGAGALGGVLADSWRDYFYCDALEADVLVAKGQKRTSSKGRSSNTKGEDNIISDGSIIAVNEGQYMIIVQQGAIVDAVGEAGEYVFDKSTEPSLFFGDATLKDRVLQSFERVGARFAFGGDAANDQRVYFFNAKEIMDNKFGTATPVPFRVVDANIGLDTDLSVRCNGQYSYRIVDPLMFYKNVCGNVDDVYTRDKIDAQLRSELVMALQPAFAKISAMGVRYSAVPAHTMELVDALNEALADKWASTRGIQVVSFAVNSISIPPEDEQMIKDLQKAAVMRDPNMRAANLTAAQADAMRTAAGNTAGAAVGFMGMGMAAGAGGMNAQSIFGQADGGVPQSQYPMAAGGGFATPGAPTGAPAGAGAGEWTCSCGATSTGKFCPNCGSPKPEPVAAGEWTCSCGAKNTGKFCSNCGQPKPAADGWDCSCGAHNTGAFCSNCGTKRP, via the coding sequence ATGGGTCTTTTGAAAGCAGGCGCGGGCGCGCTCGGCGGTGTTCTGGCGGACAGCTGGCGCGACTACTTCTATTGCGATGCGCTTGAGGCGGACGTGCTGGTGGCGAAGGGCCAGAAGCGCACGTCGAGCAAAGGCCGCAGCTCGAACACGAAGGGCGAGGACAACATCATCTCCGATGGCTCGATCATCGCGGTGAACGAGGGCCAGTACATGATTATCGTGCAGCAGGGCGCCATCGTGGACGCGGTGGGCGAAGCCGGCGAATACGTGTTCGACAAGTCCACCGAGCCCAGCCTGTTCTTCGGCGACGCCACGCTGAAAGATCGCGTGCTGCAGTCGTTCGAGCGCGTGGGCGCGCGCTTCGCGTTCGGCGGCGATGCGGCCAACGACCAGCGCGTGTACTTCTTCAACGCGAAGGAGATCATGGACAACAAGTTCGGTACGGCAACGCCGGTGCCGTTCCGCGTGGTTGACGCGAACATCGGCCTGGACACCGATTTGTCCGTGCGTTGCAACGGCCAGTATTCGTACCGCATCGTCGACCCGTTGATGTTCTACAAGAACGTGTGCGGCAACGTGGACGATGTGTACACGCGCGACAAAATCGACGCGCAGCTGAGGTCTGAGCTGGTCATGGCGCTGCAGCCCGCGTTCGCGAAGATCTCGGCCATGGGCGTGCGCTATTCGGCGGTGCCGGCGCACACGATGGAGCTGGTGGACGCGCTCAACGAGGCGCTGGCGGACAAGTGGGCATCCACGCGCGGCATCCAGGTGGTCAGCTTCGCCGTGAACTCCATCAGCATCCCGCCCGAGGACGAGCAGATGATCAAGGATCTGCAGAAGGCCGCCGTTATGCGCGACCCGAATATGCGCGCGGCGAACCTGACGGCGGCGCAGGCCGATGCCATGCGCACGGCGGCGGGCAACACCGCCGGCGCTGCGGTGGGCTTCATGGGCATGGGCATGGCGGCCGGCGCGGGCGGCATGAACGCGCAGTCGATCTTCGGGCAGGCCGATGGCGGCGTGCCGCAGAGCCAGTATCCCATGGCCGCTGGCGGCGGCTTTGCCACGCCGGGTGCGCCGACAGGCGCGCCGGCCGGCGCGGGTGCGGGTGAATGGACGTGCTCGTGCGGCGCTACGTCTACGGGCAAATTCTGCCCGAATTGCGGCAGCCCGAAACCCGAGCCGGTAGCCGCTGGCGAGTGGACGTGTTCGTGCGGCGCGAAGAACACTGGCAAGTTCTGCAGCAACTGCGGACAGCCCAAGCCCGCCGCTGATGGCTGGGATTGCAGCTGCGGCGCGCACAACACCGGCGCCTTCTGCAGCAACTGCGGTACGAAGCGCCCGTAG
- a CDS encoding DHA2 family efflux MFS transporter permease subunit, producing the protein MQGFNPHEARIKTPNPYLTMMGLYLGGFTGMFSETSLNIALPQLSAAFGVETAVMQWMVVGYMLVIGIVLPFASLLMKWFSVRKLTLFALGAFFVGSVISGAAPSFEIMLAGRLVQGIGTGLILPMMFAVVLEVFPPVKIGAAMGLTALIIMFAPAIGPTLSGILLGAFSWRAIFFAFAVVLAVAMVFAAKFLVNPYELTRPAVDVLSCVLSCLGFGGIVLGAGLASLYGWTSVEVLSALVIGVVCVAVYVWRQLHMDTPVLDVRVFAQQGYRVGVTLVMLNFGITLSAMYLLPQYIQSGMMLPVAMAGMLMLPGGIVNCIVSVIAGELYDRIGARIPARAGFALSIVGAVMFLLATPESPVAYVICAHVIMMIGVPLAMSPSQTSALNSLPHRMNADGSTMMNTLQQVLGAVATAVATSLLGMGQAASAEGGAIAFTNGVHWGFMFTLVLAVAALAVSMLLKKRSEAAEDDMPAGAPQTEGPQTAGEGC; encoded by the coding sequence ATGCAAGGTTTTAATCCCCACGAGGCGCGTATCAAGACGCCGAACCCCTACCTCACCATGATGGGCCTGTACCTGGGCGGCTTCACGGGCATGTTCAGCGAAACGTCCCTGAACATCGCCCTGCCGCAGCTTTCCGCCGCCTTCGGCGTGGAGACGGCCGTCATGCAGTGGATGGTTGTTGGATATATGCTGGTCATCGGCATTGTTCTACCGTTCGCCAGCCTGCTTATGAAATGGTTCAGCGTGCGCAAGCTTACGCTGTTCGCGCTTGGCGCGTTCTTCGTCGGCTCGGTGATCAGCGGCGCTGCGCCGAGCTTCGAGATCATGCTGGCCGGCCGCCTGGTGCAGGGCATCGGCACGGGCCTTATCCTGCCCATGATGTTCGCGGTGGTCCTCGAGGTGTTCCCGCCGGTGAAAATCGGCGCGGCCATGGGTCTGACGGCGCTCATCATCATGTTTGCGCCGGCCATCGGCCCCACCCTGTCGGGCATCCTGCTGGGCGCCTTCAGCTGGCGCGCCATCTTCTTCGCCTTCGCCGTGGTGCTGGCCGTGGCCATGGTGTTCGCGGCGAAGTTCCTGGTGAACCCCTACGAGCTGACGCGGCCGGCCGTCGACGTGCTGTCGTGCGTGCTGTCGTGCCTGGGCTTCGGCGGCATCGTGCTGGGCGCCGGTCTTGCCAGCCTGTACGGCTGGACCAGCGTCGAGGTGCTGTCCGCCCTGGTCATCGGCGTGGTGTGCGTTGCCGTGTACGTGTGGCGCCAGCTGCACATGGACACGCCCGTGCTTGATGTGCGCGTGTTCGCCCAGCAGGGCTATCGCGTGGGCGTGACGCTGGTCATGCTGAACTTCGGCATCACGCTTTCGGCCATGTACTTGCTGCCTCAGTACATCCAAAGCGGCATGATGCTGCCCGTGGCCATGGCCGGCATGCTCATGCTGCCCGGCGGCATCGTGAACTGCATCGTGTCGGTGATCGCTGGCGAGCTGTACGACCGCATCGGCGCGCGCATCCCGGCGCGCGCGGGCTTCGCGCTGTCCATCGTGGGCGCCGTCATGTTCCTGCTGGCCACGCCCGAGTCACCCGTGGCGTACGTCATCTGCGCGCACGTCATCATGATGATCGGTGTGCCTCTGGCCATGTCTCCCAGCCAAACGAGCGCCCTGAACTCGCTGCCGCACCGCATGAACGCCGACGGCTCCACCATGATGAACACGCTGCAGCAGGTGCTCGGCGCCGTTGCCACGGCCGTGGCCACCAGTTTGCTTGGCATGGGCCAGGCCGCAAGTGCCGAGGGCGGCGCCATCGCGTTCACGAACGGCGTGCACTGGGGCTTCATGTTCACGTTGGTGCTGGCCGTGGCCGCGCTGGCAGTGTCCATGCTGCTGAAGAAGCGTAGCGAAGCCGCCGAGGACGATATGCCCGCAGGCGCCCCGCAAACCGAAGGCCCCCAAACAGCCGGCGAAGGCTGCTAA
- a CDS encoding Crp/Fnr family transcriptional regulator produces MPARLSDAPLFRGIPAEDVDAMLPCLGASRRAYRRGERVMRAGQVATRVGVLLEGRLHVEMPDAWGNVSVLESVGPGEPFAVAYACGKEGLLDVDVVADADSTVATLEAARVLHPCERQCACHGALVRNLLMSMANKNIAMNRRAMAMAPKTVRGKILAYLSVQQTVAGAPEFAIPFTQEKLASYLGVDRSTLSAELSALRKEGVIDYKGRTFRLMGSGL; encoded by the coding sequence ATGCCTGCACGTTTATCAGATGCGCCCCTGTTCAGGGGCATTCCTGCGGAAGACGTCGACGCCATGTTGCCGTGCCTTGGCGCGTCGCGGCGCGCGTATCGCCGAGGCGAGCGCGTTATGAGGGCGGGCCAGGTGGCAACGCGCGTTGGCGTGCTGCTTGAAGGGCGGCTTCATGTCGAGATGCCCGATGCGTGGGGCAACGTGAGCGTGCTTGAGTCTGTTGGCCCTGGTGAGCCGTTCGCCGTTGCGTATGCGTGCGGCAAGGAAGGCCTGCTGGATGTAGACGTGGTGGCCGACGCCGACAGCACTGTGGCAACGCTTGAAGCCGCTCGCGTGCTGCATCCGTGCGAGCGGCAATGCGCGTGCCACGGCGCATTGGTGCGCAACTTGCTGATGTCTATGGCGAACAAGAACATCGCCATGAATCGCCGCGCCATGGCCATGGCACCGAAAACCGTGCGTGGCAAGATTCTTGCGTACCTTTCCGTGCAGCAAACCGTTGCGGGCGCGCCCGAGTTCGCCATTCCGTTCACGCAGGAGAAACTGGCCAGCTACCTGGGCGTCGATCGCAGCACGCTTTCGGCTGAGCTGTCGGCGCTGCGAAAAGAGGGCGTTATCGACTACAAGGGGCGCACGTTCCGGCTGATGGGCAGCGGATTGTAG
- a CDS encoding 5-methyltetrahydropteroyltriglutamate--homocysteine S-methyltransferase, translated as MTNYGPNKYDVVGSFLRPAKLKEAREAFAAGTLDAAALKAVEDECITDLIAKEKAAGLRFITDGEFRRATWHLDFMWAFDGIGHTATKDGLPFHDEAAKIDDTFLTGKVALTTEHPFVEHYRFVAQFEDEQTTAKLTIPAPAQFIEQFIMPMNREATEAHYADDVALEDDIVAAYGQFISQLYAAGCRNLQFDDCSWGCLVDQKAEMFFGTDQAGLARIKEQLLRINNRVLDAAPADLRINTHVCRGNFHSTWACEGGYDGVADALLANEHVNTFFLEFDDERSGSFAPLASVPAGKQVVLGLITTKRAELEDKQAVIARIHEAAKYVPLENLCLSPQCGFASCEIGNKLTEEQQWAKVALVREIAEEVWG; from the coding sequence ATGACGAATTACGGACCGAATAAGTACGACGTTGTCGGCAGCTTCCTGCGCCCCGCCAAGCTCAAAGAGGCGCGCGAAGCCTTCGCTGCCGGCACGCTTGACGCCGCGGCGCTCAAGGCGGTCGAGGACGAATGCATCACCGACTTGATCGCAAAAGAGAAGGCCGCTGGGCTGCGCTTCATCACCGATGGCGAGTTCCGCCGCGCCACGTGGCACCTCGACTTCATGTGGGCGTTCGACGGCATCGGCCATACCGCCACGAAAGACGGCCTGCCCTTCCACGACGAGGCCGCCAAAATCGACGACACATTCCTGACCGGCAAAGTTGCGCTCACCACCGAGCACCCGTTCGTCGAGCACTACCGCTTCGTGGCGCAGTTCGAAGACGAGCAGACCACAGCGAAGCTGACCATCCCGGCGCCCGCCCAGTTCATCGAGCAGTTCATCATGCCCATGAATCGCGAAGCAACCGAGGCGCACTACGCCGACGATGTCGCGCTTGAAGACGATATCGTTGCTGCATATGGCCAGTTCATCAGCCAGCTTTACGCAGCCGGCTGCCGCAACCTGCAATTTGACGACTGCTCGTGGGGCTGCCTTGTCGACCAGAAGGCCGAGATGTTCTTCGGCACGGATCAGGCGGGGCTTGCACGCATCAAGGAGCAGCTGCTGCGCATCAACAACCGCGTGCTCGACGCAGCACCAGCCGACCTGCGCATCAACACGCACGTCTGCCGCGGCAACTTCCACAGCACGTGGGCCTGCGAAGGCGGCTACGACGGCGTGGCCGACGCGCTGCTGGCAAACGAGCACGTCAACACCTTCTTCCTGGAATTCGACGACGAGCGCTCCGGCAGCTTCGCGCCGCTGGCCAGCGTGCCGGCCGGCAAGCAAGTGGTGCTCGGCCTCATCACCACGAAACGCGCCGAGCTTGAGGACAAGCAAGCCGTCATCGCCCGCATCCACGAAGCGGCGAAGTATGTGCCGCTTGAGAACCTGTGCCTGTCGCCCCAGTGCGGCTTCGCCAGCTGCGAAATCGGCAACAAGCTCACCGAAGAGCAGCAGTGGGCGAAGGTGGCCCTGGTGCGCGAAATCGCCGAAGAGGTGTGGGGCTAA
- a CDS encoding excinuclease ABC subunit UvrA, whose product MVSRLQDPSTAHASSDEFAAAQGLSAACGVGGAPDRIEVRGARVHNLRGVDVDIPLGKLMGIAGVSGSGKSSLALGVLYAEGSRRYLEALSTYTRRRMGQAAHADVDDVRYVPAALALHQRPSVPGVRSTFGTMTELLNSLRLLFSRVGSHACPHCGTYAPPSMAVAAEQPIVCTSCGQRFWGPGAEDMAFNSGGACPTCSGTGIVRTVNEAALVPDESKTINEGAVLPWGSLMWDLMKQVCGEMGVRLDVPFRDLTPAERDIVFHGPAEKKHILYQAKKGDNFAELDFTYYNAVYTVENALAKAKDEKGLARVAKFLSEGPCPDCGGTRLSAAARGPRVRGVNLAQAAEMTLDEAVSWVDGVPASLPAELRPMAVSICESFLHTARRLLELGLGYLSLDRAGATLSTGERQRVQLARAVRNRTTGVMYVLDEPSIGLHPANIDGLLGVMRDLIADGNSVVMVDHDTRILSQADWLVEMGPEAGAGGGHVVAQGTPADLRANPASIIGPYLGSEDDGSGNAFDARAADLHGKSEGGRNEPLKANAAVERAEHSDHAWSDLSTDCDDVCEAGSVVLGEFGEWRSRCSIDDLFAAGAIHMETNALHTVHPLVVDLPVNRLIAVTGMSGSGKTTMVLEELIPALTSVIAGEALPCAVHSITADGISRVQLVDATPIGANVRSTVATYSGVLDDLRRAFARTEVAKAAGLKAGAFSYNTGKLRCPTCDGTGQVSLDVQFLPDVDVPCPDCRGSRYSAQADAIRWAGKTKETLAGKGVAPNPDGAHAAGALVGGAGRASFAGADEPLDFAAPGGESGHTLPELMAMSVDEALVACTSLKKARERLQTLHDLGIGYLTLGEATPALSGGEAQRLKLASEMGRAQDGSLFVFDEPTIGLHPRDVRTLLGVFQHLVEQGATVVVIEHDLDFIRNADYVVDLGPGGGQAGGRIVATGTPEQIAANPDSMTGRYL is encoded by the coding sequence ATGGTATCTCGCCTTCAGGATCCGTCCACTGCGCATGCTTCTTCTGACGAGTTCGCCGCCGCGCAGGGCCTTTCCGCGGCTTGCGGAGTGGGCGGCGCGCCCGACCGCATCGAGGTTCGCGGGGCGCGCGTGCACAACTTGCGCGGCGTTGACGTGGACATTCCGCTAGGCAAGCTGATGGGAATCGCCGGCGTGTCGGGCAGCGGGAAAAGCTCGCTGGCGCTTGGCGTGCTGTATGCGGAAGGCTCGCGGCGCTACTTGGAGGCGCTGTCGACGTACACGCGCCGCCGCATGGGGCAGGCCGCGCACGCCGACGTGGACGACGTGCGCTACGTGCCCGCCGCGCTTGCGCTGCATCAACGCCCGAGCGTGCCGGGGGTGCGCAGCACGTTCGGCACCATGACCGAGCTGCTGAACAGCCTGCGCCTGCTGTTCTCGCGCGTGGGCAGCCACGCGTGCCCGCATTGCGGAACGTACGCGCCGCCTTCCATGGCCGTTGCCGCCGAGCAACCAATCGTGTGCACCTCGTGCGGCCAGCGGTTTTGGGGCCCGGGCGCCGAGGACATGGCGTTCAACAGCGGCGGCGCGTGCCCGACGTGCAGCGGCACCGGCATCGTGCGCACGGTCAACGAGGCCGCGCTGGTGCCCGACGAGAGCAAGACCATCAACGAGGGCGCGGTGCTTCCGTGGGGCAGCCTGATGTGGGACCTCATGAAGCAGGTGTGCGGCGAAATGGGCGTGCGCCTCGACGTGCCGTTTCGCGACCTGACGCCCGCCGAGCGCGACATCGTGTTCCACGGGCCGGCCGAGAAGAAGCACATCCTGTACCAGGCGAAAAAGGGCGACAACTTCGCTGAACTGGATTTCACGTACTACAACGCCGTCTACACCGTGGAGAACGCGTTGGCGAAGGCGAAGGACGAGAAAGGCCTGGCGCGCGTGGCGAAGTTTCTGAGCGAAGGGCCGTGCCCCGATTGCGGCGGCACGCGCTTGTCGGCGGCGGCGCGCGGACCGCGCGTGCGCGGCGTCAACTTAGCGCAAGCGGCTGAGATGACGCTTGACGAGGCGGTGAGCTGGGTGGATGGCGTGCCGGCATCGCTTCCGGCCGAGTTGCGCCCCATGGCGGTTTCCATTTGCGAGTCGTTTCTGCATACAGCGCGGCGTCTGCTTGAGCTGGGGCTGGGGTACTTGTCACTTGATCGCGCGGGCGCCACGCTGTCCACCGGCGAGCGGCAGCGCGTACAGCTTGCGCGCGCGGTGCGCAACCGCACCACCGGCGTCATGTACGTGCTCGATGAGCCTTCGATTGGCCTGCATCCGGCCAATATCGACGGGCTGCTTGGCGTTATGCGCGACCTCATTGCCGACGGCAACTCGGTGGTGATGGTCGATCACGACACGCGCATCCTGTCGCAGGCCGACTGGCTGGTGGAGATGGGGCCCGAGGCAGGCGCCGGCGGCGGGCACGTGGTGGCGCAGGGAACGCCGGCGGACTTGCGCGCAAACCCCGCGTCGATCATCGGGCCGTATTTGGGGAGCGAAGACGACGGCTCGGGAAACGCATTTGACGCACGGGCGGCGGACCTGCATGGTAAGAGTGAGGGCGGACGGAATGAACCGCTTAAGGCGAATGCGGCTGTTGAACGTGCGGAACATAGCGACCATGCTTGGTCGGATTTATCCACAGACTGCGACGATGTTTGCGAGGCGGGGAGCGTGGTTTTGGGTGAATTCGGTGAGTGGCGTTCCCGTTGCAGCATCGATGACCTGTTCGCGGCTGGGGCCATCCATATGGAAACGAATGCGTTGCACACGGTGCATCCGCTGGTGGTCGACCTGCCGGTGAACCGGTTGATAGCGGTTACCGGTATGTCGGGAAGCGGCAAGACCACCATGGTGCTTGAGGAGTTGATTCCTGCGCTGACCTCGGTGATTGCAGGTGAGGCGCTTCCCTGCGCCGTGCACAGCATCACGGCTGACGGCATTTCGCGTGTGCAGCTGGTGGACGCTACGCCTATCGGGGCGAACGTGCGCTCGACGGTAGCGACGTACTCCGGCGTGCTTGACGACCTGCGCCGCGCGTTTGCGCGCACCGAGGTGGCAAAGGCGGCGGGCTTGAAGGCCGGCGCGTTCTCCTACAACACCGGCAAGCTGCGTTGCCCCACGTGCGATGGTACGGGTCAGGTGTCGCTTGACGTGCAGTTTCTTCCGGATGTGGACGTACCGTGCCCCGATTGCCGCGGAAGCCGCTACAGCGCGCAGGCCGATGCGATTCGTTGGGCGGGCAAAACGAAGGAGACGTTGGCCGGCAAGGGTGTAGCGCCGAATCCGGACGGCGCGCATGCTGCTGGCGCCCTAGTTGGTGGCGCGGGCCGTGCTTCGTTTGCGGGAGCCGATGAGCCCCTCGATTTCGCTGCGCCAGGTGGTGAATCCGGTCACACGCTTCCGGAGCTTATGGCCATGAGCGTTGACGAGGCGCTGGTCGCGTGCACAAGCCTAAAGAAGGCGCGCGAGCGGTTGCAAACGCTGCATGACCTGGGGATTGGCTACTTGACGCTTGGCGAGGCGACGCCGGCGCTTTCCGGCGGCGAGGCGCAGCGGCTGAAGCTGGCAAGCGAGATGGGGCGTGCGCAGGACGGGTCGCTGTTCGTGTTCGACGAGCCCACCATCGGCCTGCATCCGCGCGACGTGCGCACGTTGCTGGGCGTGTTTCAGCACCTGGTCGAGCAAGGGGCAACCGTGGTGGTCATCGAACACGACCTTGATTTCATTCGCAATGCCGATTATGTGGTTGACCTGGGGCCGGGCGGCGGTCAGGCCGGCGGGCGCATCGTGGCAACCGGCACCCCCGAGCAGATTGCCGCGAACCCCGACAGCATGACCGGCCGGTATTTGTAG
- a CDS encoding aldose 1-epimerase family protein produces MSELVEIRGRHVAAAIDPLGAQLSSLQLEGREYLWQGDQRFWARRAPVLFPIVGSLRGGCAQSAAGPCKMGRHGIARNYEHAVVERAADGSAATFELRDSAETRAAYPYRFVLNMTYALAGDASLSQTFRVTNTGDVTLPFCVGGHPAFNVPLPGAQGESFEDYELRFAEPWTCSVPVIGPDGLMSWDDAFECPRSANTLPLTHATFDHDALMFSHVPGSTLTLAGRKSGHGVSVDFPGFDYIGVWSAAGDAPFVALEPWTGHTTADNEDDVFEHKAGMTLLEPGQTIERTFTITLF; encoded by the coding sequence ATGTCTGAACTGGTTGAAATTCGCGGCAGGCACGTTGCGGCGGCTATCGATCCGCTGGGCGCGCAGCTTTCGAGCCTGCAGCTTGAGGGGCGCGAATACTTGTGGCAAGGCGATCAGCGGTTTTGGGCGCGCCGAGCGCCGGTGCTGTTCCCGATTGTGGGGTCGCTGCGCGGCGGGTGCGCGCAGTCGGCGGCGGGCCCGTGCAAGATGGGACGCCACGGCATCGCGCGCAATTACGAGCATGCGGTGGTGGAGCGGGCAGCCGATGGAAGTGCGGCGACGTTCGAGTTGCGCGACTCGGCGGAGACGCGCGCGGCGTACCCGTACCGTTTCGTGCTGAACATGACGTATGCCCTAGCGGGCGACGCTTCGCTTTCGCAGACGTTTCGCGTTACGAACACGGGCGATGTCACGCTGCCGTTTTGCGTGGGCGGGCATCCGGCGTTCAACGTGCCGCTGCCCGGTGCGCAGGGCGAATCGTTCGAGGATTACGAGCTACGTTTCGCCGAACCTTGGACGTGCTCGGTGCCGGTGATCGGGCCTGATGGCCTTATGAGCTGGGACGACGCCTTCGAGTGCCCGCGCAGCGCGAACACGCTGCCGCTGACGCACGCCACGTTCGACCACGATGCGCTTATGTTCTCGCACGTCCCGGGAAGCACGCTGACGCTTGCGGGCAGGAAAAGCGGCCACGGTGTGAGCGTGGATTTTCCGGGTTTCGACTATATCGGCGTGTGGTCGGCCGCCGGCGACGCGCCATTCGTGGCGCTTGAACCCTGGACCGGTCACACCACCGCGGACAACGAGGACGACGTGTTCGAGCACAAGGCTGGCATGACGCTGCTTGAACCTGGCCAAACCATCGAGCGCACGTTCACCATCACGCTGTTTTAA
- a CDS encoding flavodoxin family protein, producing the protein MSKVLLINGSSRQEGNTAVALAEVAGALEGHGIECETLWLGNKPVNDCIACGKCAELGGKCAIANDVVNELIEKAAGADGFVFGTPVYYAHPTGRIMCALDRAFYAGGKAFAHKPGAAVAVARRGGTTASFDVLNKYFTINQMPIVSSTYWNNAHGRTPGEAAQDAEGMQTMRNIAHNMAWLLQCIEAGRAAGIEAPKAERGAQTNYIR; encoded by the coding sequence ATGAGCAAAGTTCTGCTTATCAACGGCAGCTCGCGCCAGGAGGGCAACACCGCCGTCGCGCTTGCCGAGGTTGCCGGCGCCCTTGAGGGCCACGGCATCGAGTGCGAAACGCTGTGGCTGGGCAACAAGCCCGTCAACGACTGCATCGCGTGCGGCAAGTGCGCTGAGCTGGGCGGCAAGTGCGCCATCGCCAACGACGTGGTCAACGAGCTGATCGAGAAGGCCGCCGGCGCCGACGGCTTCGTGTTCGGCACGCCCGTGTACTACGCGCATCCCACCGGCCGCATCATGTGCGCGCTCGACCGCGCGTTCTACGCCGGCGGCAAGGCGTTCGCGCACAAGCCGGGCGCGGCGGTTGCCGTTGCGCGCCGCGGCGGCACCACGGCGTCGTTCGACGTGCTGAACAAGTACTTCACCATCAACCAGATGCCCATCGTGTCGTCGACGTACTGGAACAACGCCCACGGCCGCACGCCGGGCGAAGCGGCGCAGGACGCCGAAGGCATGCAGACCATGCGCAACATCGCGCACAACATGGCATGGCTGCTGCAGTGCATCGAAGCCGGACGCGCCGCAGGCATCGAAGCACCAAAAGCCGAACGCGGCGCCCAAACGAACTACATCCGCTAG
- a CDS encoding LL-diaminopimelate aminotransferase, whose translation MAKVNPNYQKLPGSYLFSEIARRTAAYSEAHPEAKLIKMGIGDVTRPLVPAVIEAMHAAVEDMAKAETFHGYGPEQGYDFLRSAIAKRDFHARGVDIADDEIFISDGAKSDCGNIGDILDVDNVVAVCDPVYPVYVDSNAMAGRAGDYDEAAERWTNITYMPTTAENGFCPALPEGKVDVIYLCSPNNPTGTVLTADQLKVWVDYANANGSIIMFDAAYERFIVEEGVPHSIYEVEGAKTCAIEFRSFSKTAGFTGARCGYTVVPKELVRDGQSLNAMWNRRQCTKFNGASYIIQRGAAAIYTEEGERQIEETLAYYRNNARVIKEGLEAAGFTVYGAVNSPYVWCKTPEGVGSWEFFDKLLTEANIITTPGAGFGPSGEGYVRLTAFGDADATVEAMDRIKKLMA comes from the coding sequence GTGGCTAAGGTCAACCCGAATTACCAGAAACTCCCCGGCAGCTACCTGTTCTCCGAGATCGCGCGCCGCACCGCCGCGTACTCCGAAGCGCATCCCGAGGCCAAGCTCATCAAGATGGGCATCGGCGACGTGACGCGCCCGCTTGTGCCGGCCGTCATCGAGGCCATGCACGCCGCCGTCGAGGACATGGCGAAGGCCGAGACGTTCCACGGCTACGGCCCCGAGCAGGGCTATGACTTCCTGCGCTCCGCCATCGCCAAGCGCGACTTCCATGCCCGCGGCGTCGACATCGCCGACGACGAGATCTTCATCTCCGACGGCGCCAAGTCCGACTGCGGCAACATCGGCGACATCCTCGACGTCGACAACGTGGTGGCCGTGTGCGACCCGGTGTACCCAGTGTACGTTGACTCCAACGCCATGGCCGGCCGCGCGGGCGACTACGACGAGGCCGCCGAGCGTTGGACGAACATCACGTACATGCCCACCACTGCCGAAAACGGCTTCTGCCCGGCACTGCCCGAGGGCAAGGTCGACGTCATCTACCTGTGCAGCCCGAACAACCCCACCGGCACGGTGCTCACCGCCGACCAGCTGAAAGTGTGGGTCGACTACGCCAACGCCAACGGCTCCATCATCATGTTCGACGCCGCCTACGAGCGTTTCATAGTCGAAGAGGGCGTGCCGCACTCCATCTACGAGGTCGAAGGCGCGAAGACGTGCGCCATCGAGTTCCGCTCGTTCTCGAAGACCGCCGGCTTCACCGGCGCACGCTGCGGCTACACCGTGGTGCCGAAGGAGCTCGTGCGCGACGGCCAAAGCCTCAACGCCATGTGGAACCGCCGCCAGTGCACGAAGTTCAACGGTGCCAGCTACATCATCCAGCGCGGCGCGGCGGCCATCTACACCGAGGAAGGCGAGCGCCAAATCGAGGAAACGCTAGCGTACTACCGCAACAACGCCCGCGTCATCAAGGAAGGCCTCGAGGCTGCCGGCTTCACCGTGTACGGCGCCGTGAACAGCCCGTACGTGTGGTGCAAGACCCCCGAGGGCGTGGGCAGCTGGGAGTTCTTCGACAAACTGCTGACCGAAGCGAACATCATCACCACGCCAGGCGCAGGCTTCGGCCCCTCCGGCGAAGGCTACGTCCGCCTGACCGCCTTCGGCGACGCCGATGCCACGGTAGAAGCCATGGACCGCATCAAGAAGCTCATGGCCTAA